One Pseudomonas fluorescens genomic region harbors:
- a CDS encoding CheR family methyltransferase: protein MERSSPTERNSEIELRLLIEAIYLKYSYDFRDYSGASIKRRVQHALSQFECATISALQEKVLHDPTAFMQLLQLLTIPVSEMFRDPSHFLAIRNEVVPLLRTYPSLKIWIAGCSTGEEVYSMAILLREEGLLDRTIIYATDINPRSLDKAKQGIFSLENVRAYTANYQQAGGQRSFADYYTAAYGYAIFDKSLCENVTFADHSLATDSVFSETQLISCRNVLIYFNKKLQDRAFGLFHESLSHRGFLVLGSKETLDFSNYSSQFEPLVKQERIYRKS from the coding sequence GTGGAACGCAGCAGTCCGACCGAACGCAACAGCGAGATCGAACTACGTCTGTTGATCGAGGCCATTTACCTCAAGTACAGCTACGATTTTCGCGATTACTCCGGCGCTTCCATCAAGCGCCGGGTGCAGCACGCGCTGAGCCAGTTCGAGTGCGCGACCATTTCGGCCCTGCAGGAAAAGGTCCTGCACGATCCGACGGCGTTCATGCAGCTGCTGCAGTTGCTGACGATTCCAGTCAGCGAGATGTTTCGCGATCCGTCGCACTTTCTGGCAATACGCAATGAAGTGGTGCCGCTGCTGCGCACTTATCCGTCGCTGAAAATCTGGATTGCCGGATGCAGTACGGGCGAGGAGGTTTATTCGATGGCGATTCTGCTGCGCGAAGAAGGCCTGCTTGACCGCACCATCATTTATGCCACTGATATCAACCCGCGTTCGCTGGACAAGGCCAAGCAGGGGATTTTCTCGCTCGAGAACGTCCGCGCCTACACCGCCAACTACCAGCAGGCCGGCGGTCAGCGCTCGTTTGCGGATTACTACACGGCGGCGTACGGCTATGCGATTTTCGACAAGAGTCTGTGCGAAAACGTAACCTTCGCCGACCATAGCCTGGCGACCGACAGCGTGTTTTCGGAAACCCAGTTGATCTCCTGTCGCAACGTTCTGATCTATTTCAACAAGAAGCTTCAGGATCGCGCCTTCGGGCTGTTCCACGAATCGTTGAGTCATCGTGGTTTCCTGGTGCTTGGCAGCAAAGAGACGCTGGATTTTTCCAACTATTCGAGCCAGTTCGAGCCGCTGGTCAAACAGGAACGGATCTACCGCAAATCATGA
- a CDS encoding tetratricopeptide repeat protein, with product MTQSRRNLLIGLGLVLILGIVWLSLRSSTPTIPDAIKHGYSEALNAARVGEPGAARQLYQQLGRPDISVKRRVWLHAELPNYPSPQALKLADIDLHHAAPQVRVAAINSVVGLVPGGQRSLLLAPLLDDAEESVRFAAINALLGLTPDELGLYFAPLQQATDGWQQALEGQPESAANYAQLARLYIHNAEYKQAQLALDNTLRLEPGNLSALVMQIDVLDRQGQSDAARQLLARQLKAQPDSAYLQHALGLWLLHHGQREYALLGLSKAVELEPDNKDYRYDLATTLHSAEELEAAQNQLQEIVQRHPADRKARVLLINYWKESGQLQNVQILLAQLEQLNPDDPALQQGL from the coding sequence ATGACTCAGTCCCGCCGCAATCTGCTGATAGGCCTTGGCCTCGTACTGATCCTCGGCATCGTCTGGCTGTCTCTGCGCAGCAGCACACCGACCATTCCCGATGCAATCAAGCATGGCTACAGCGAAGCATTAAACGCCGCCCGGGTTGGTGAACCCGGTGCAGCGCGCCAGTTGTACCAACAATTGGGCCGTCCGGACATCTCTGTTAAACGCCGAGTGTGGTTGCATGCCGAGTTGCCCAATTACCCTAGCCCGCAGGCGTTGAAACTGGCTGACATCGACTTGCACCACGCGGCGCCGCAAGTTCGGGTGGCGGCGATTAATAGTGTTGTGGGCCTGGTACCCGGTGGGCAACGGAGTCTGTTGCTCGCGCCGTTGCTCGATGACGCAGAGGAAAGCGTGCGATTCGCCGCGATCAACGCCCTGCTCGGCCTGACCCCGGATGAGTTGGGGCTGTACTTCGCGCCGTTGCAGCAAGCCACCGATGGCTGGCAACAGGCACTTGAAGGCCAGCCGGAGAGCGCCGCCAATTACGCGCAACTGGCGCGCCTCTATATTCACAACGCCGAATACAAACAGGCCCAACTCGCCCTGGACAACACGCTGCGACTGGAACCGGGCAACCTGTCGGCACTGGTCATGCAGATCGATGTGCTCGACCGTCAGGGCCAAAGCGATGCAGCGCGCCAACTGCTTGCCCGGCAGCTCAAGGCTCAGCCCGATTCCGCTTACCTGCAACACGCTCTCGGTTTGTGGCTGTTGCACCACGGGCAGCGCGAATATGCCCTGCTAGGCTTGTCCAAAGCCGTGGAGCTTGAGCCGGACAACAAGGATTATCGCTACGACCTCGCGACCACGCTGCATAGCGCCGAGGAGCTGGAAGCGGCGCAAAACCAGTTGCAGGAGATCGTCCAGCGCCACCCGGCCGACCGCAAGGCGCGGGTTTTGCTGATCAACTATTGGAAAGAAAGCGGCCAACTGCAAAACGTGCAGATTCTGTTGGCGCAGCTTGAGCAACTCAATCCGGATGACCCGGCTTTACAGCAAGGCCTTTGA
- a CDS encoding hybrid sensor histidine kinase/response regulator, translating into MLSNIQAKLLIVDDLPENLLALEALIKREDRTVYKALSADEALSLLLQHEFAMAILDVQMPGMNGFELAELMRGTEKTKNIPIVFVSAAGRELNYAFKGYESGAVDFLHKPLDIHAVKSKVNVFVDLYRQSKAMKQQVEALEQARREQEALLQQLQSTQRELEQAVRMRDDFMSIVAHEVRTPLNGLILETQLRKMHLARDNAAAFTLDKMHAMVDRDERQIKSLIRLIEDMLDVSRIRTGKLSIRPNRFDLVQLVSNLLQNFAQQIEAAETEVSFTAPEPVEGNWDEFRIEQVVTNLITNALRYGGRSPIQVRVYRDDDEARIEVQDHGIGISAENQKRIFQQFERVSAKTVVAGLGLGLFISEQIVAAHGGSIVVESEINEGALFRVCLPIQENGISDATSE; encoded by the coding sequence ATGCTGAGTAATATCCAAGCCAAACTGCTGATCGTCGACGATCTGCCAGAGAACCTGCTGGCCCTCGAAGCGCTGATCAAGCGTGAAGACCGCACGGTCTATAAAGCGCTGTCCGCGGACGAAGCGCTGTCGCTGCTGCTGCAACACGAATTCGCCATGGCCATTCTTGATGTGCAGATGCCCGGCATGAATGGCTTCGAACTGGCCGAGTTGATGCGCGGCACCGAGAAAACCAAGAACATCCCGATCGTCTTCGTCAGTGCCGCCGGCCGTGAGCTCAATTACGCGTTCAAGGGCTATGAGAGCGGGGCGGTGGACTTCCTGCACAAGCCGCTGGATATTCACGCGGTGAAGAGCAAGGTTAACGTGTTCGTCGATCTGTACCGCCAGAGCAAGGCGATGAAGCAGCAGGTTGAGGCGCTGGAGCAGGCCCGGCGCGAGCAGGAAGCGTTGCTGCAACAATTGCAGAGCACGCAACGGGAGCTGGAGCAGGCTGTGCGCATGCGCGACGACTTCATGTCGATCGTCGCCCACGAAGTGCGCACTCCGCTCAATGGTCTGATCCTCGAAACCCAGTTGCGCAAAATGCATCTGGCGCGCGACAACGCGGCGGCGTTCACCCTCGACAAGATGCATGCGATGGTCGATCGCGACGAGCGTCAGATCAAAAGCTTGATCCGCTTGATCGAAGACATGCTCGACGTCTCGCGGATTCGCACCGGCAAGCTGTCGATCCGGCCAAACCGATTCGATCTGGTGCAACTGGTCAGCAACCTGCTGCAAAACTTTGCCCAGCAGATCGAAGCCGCCGAAACCGAAGTGTCGTTTACCGCGCCTGAGCCGGTCGAGGGCAACTGGGATGAATTCCGTATCGAGCAAGTGGTGACCAATTTGATCACCAATGCGCTGCGCTACGGTGGCCGCAGCCCGATTCAAGTACGTGTTTATCGCGATGACGACGAGGCGCGGATCGAGGTTCAGGATCACGGCATCGGTATCAGCGCCGAGAACCAGAAACGTATTTTTCAACAGTTTGAACGGGTCTCTGCCAAGACAGTGGTCGCCGGGCTCGGGCTGGGTCTGTTCATTTCCGAGCAGATCGTCGCCGCCCATGGCGGCTCCATCGTCGTCGAGAGTGAAATCAACGAAGGCGCCCTGTTTCGCGTTTGTCTGCCAATCCAGGAAAACGGCATATCCGACGCAACCTCTGAGTGA
- a CDS encoding FUSC family protein yields MPALFAYFKALIHPGQAVLLFALRTIAAGLLTLYLAFVFDLEQPKWSIMAVVIVSQPLAGMALARSFGQVIGTTVGAAVAVLIMAIFPQAPLPFITTLALWLALCTAGGTLLRYTSSQAFVLSGYTAVVVALLAIPDQDGTFLLAVTRVTETLLAVACVCVVSLLTARPEAVAKGYFAKIDQVIKLAASHAAEVLRTEESEADFQRRQMQLLGEISALEGLRRHLYFDAPRLRSADNLVLLLGNQLMLLTSRLTALRHQRELLMERWEGDLPLEVQQLRTEELALLDQLAQQGRALSGQDRQRFVSLQQRFESLAYKAEQQTENMSAALRSLAWALRWEQARLLQQLEQILELSDAIQEGRPASCLYRGQTSPLHLDFTLASMNAIRAFTALLVAGLIWIETAWDGARGGMVLVGILCSLMATFPRPLMAAQSYARGLALALVVSAFYQFMLVPAISDFELLALLLAPLLYAIAVGISSPATAGIGMGLGLSSFLMIGPQNVGTGQNTAIQWFEFAGAYVSAAMLALIVYALIFPFRPALRIRRLYGEAREQVYQLSKLPATDEQQFAFESRMVDRLTSMLGLLPAVNDRSMQRLYEISLACVALGVAMHQLRQQAQNNALVTEVFSQRLASALRKTGRLVAGRQDVRFATLLDTLHELGDELDELHTASHEHLWSVFRMRVALLIVMSFLERHGEYLQPEALEGEPQLAH; encoded by the coding sequence ATGCCTGCGCTGTTTGCTTACTTCAAAGCTTTGATCCATCCCGGTCAGGCTGTTTTGCTGTTTGCCCTGCGGACCATCGCCGCCGGGTTGTTGACCCTTTACCTGGCGTTCGTTTTTGATCTCGAGCAGCCCAAGTGGTCGATCATGGCTGTGGTCATTGTCAGCCAACCGCTGGCGGGGATGGCGCTGGCGCGCAGTTTTGGCCAAGTGATCGGCACTACGGTCGGCGCGGCGGTGGCGGTGTTGATCATGGCAATCTTTCCCCAGGCGCCGCTGCCATTCATTACAACCTTGGCGCTGTGGCTGGCGCTGTGCACGGCGGGTGGCACGTTATTGCGCTACACCAGCTCCCAGGCGTTCGTGCTCAGTGGTTACACGGCGGTGGTCGTGGCCCTGCTGGCGATTCCAGATCAGGACGGCACTTTTCTGCTTGCCGTCACCCGTGTCACCGAAACCCTTTTGGCAGTCGCATGCGTCTGCGTGGTCAGTTTGCTGACAGCCCGGCCGGAGGCCGTAGCCAAGGGTTATTTTGCCAAGATCGATCAGGTGATCAAACTCGCCGCCAGCCACGCCGCCGAAGTGCTTCGCACTGAAGAGAGCGAAGCGGATTTTCAGCGTCGACAAATGCAACTGCTCGGTGAAATCAGTGCGCTGGAAGGCTTGCGGCGTCATTTGTATTTCGACGCGCCGCGCTTGCGCAGCGCCGACAACCTGGTTTTGCTGCTCGGCAATCAACTGATGCTGCTCACGTCGCGACTGACCGCTTTGCGTCATCAACGCGAATTGCTCATGGAACGCTGGGAGGGAGATCTGCCGCTAGAGGTTCAGCAGTTGCGAACCGAGGAATTGGCGTTGCTTGATCAATTGGCCCAGCAGGGCCGAGCACTTTCTGGGCAGGATCGGCAGCGTTTTGTCTCGCTGCAGCAACGATTCGAATCATTGGCGTACAAAGCCGAGCAACAGACCGAGAACATGAGTGCGGCCTTGCGCTCACTGGCGTGGGCGTTGCGCTGGGAGCAGGCGCGACTGCTGCAGCAACTGGAACAGATTCTTGAGCTGAGTGACGCCATCCAGGAAGGGCGACCGGCCAGTTGCCTGTATCGCGGCCAGACCAGTCCGCTCCACCTGGATTTCACCCTCGCCTCGATGAACGCGATCCGGGCCTTTACCGCGCTATTGGTCGCCGGGTTGATCTGGATCGAAACGGCGTGGGATGGTGCGCGCGGCGGAATGGTGCTGGTGGGGATTCTCTGCTCGCTGATGGCGACCTTCCCGCGTCCGCTGATGGCCGCGCAAAGCTATGCCCGGGGTTTGGCTCTGGCGCTGGTGGTATCGGCGTTCTATCAATTCATGCTGGTGCCGGCAATCAGTGATTTCGAGCTGCTGGCCTTGTTGCTGGCGCCGCTGCTGTACGCCATAGCTGTAGGTATTTCCAGTCCGGCCACTGCCGGTATCGGCATGGGGCTTGGCTTGTCCAGTTTCCTCATGATCGGGCCGCAGAACGTCGGCACCGGGCAAAACACCGCGATTCAGTGGTTCGAGTTCGCAGGTGCCTATGTCAGCGCAGCGATGCTGGCCTTGATTGTCTATGCGTTGATCTTTCCGTTTCGTCCGGCCCTGCGTATTCGCCGCCTGTACGGCGAAGCGCGGGAGCAGGTTTATCAGTTGAGCAAACTGCCAGCCACCGATGAGCAACAGTTTGCCTTCGAGAGTCGGATGGTCGATCGTCTGACCAGCATGCTTGGCTTGTTGCCGGCGGTGAATGATCGTTCCATGCAACGCTTGTATGAGATCAGCCTGGCTTGCGTGGCATTGGGCGTGGCCATGCATCAGCTGCGGCAACAGGCGCAGAACAACGCATTGGTCACCGAAGTCTTCAGCCAGCGCCTGGCCTCGGCGTTGCGCAAGACCGGTCGCCTCGTCGCCGGACGCCAGGACGTGCGATTCGCGACGCTGCTGGACACCCTGCACGAACTGGGCGATGAGCTGGACGAACTGCACACCGCCAGCCATGAGCATTTGTGGTCGGTGTTCCGCATGCGCGTAGCGCTGCTGATTGTCATGTCGTTCCTCGAACGCCACGGCGAATATTTGCAACCTGAAGCACTGGAAGGAGAACCGCAACTTGCCCATTGA
- a CDS encoding ATPase domain-containing protein, with amino-acid sequence MSTSNELISAKAATGIVGMDDILAGGLSRGHVFLLEGEPGTGKTTVALHFLMAGARAGERSLYITLSETEVELRQGALSHGWTLDDNIKIFELTPPESLLNAEHQQSLLYSSDLELGEATKQIFDAVEQYKPTRVVLDSLSEIRLLAQSSLRYRRQILAIKHYFVRYNATVLLLDDLTTESLDKTVHSVAHGVIRLEELTPNYGAERRRVRVVKYRGQKYRGGFHDFTIMGDGLHVFPRLVAAEHRGDYPRLQLSSAIKELDALLGGGIETGSSTLILGPAGTGKSLIAMIFAAAAVKRGEKAALFIFDEELGLLFERMKNIGVDLKALQATGNLLIEQVDAAELSPGEFSHRVRRCVDELEIKTVVIDSINGYQAAMPEENALVLHMHELLLYLNRKGAATFMTVAQHGLVGDMQAPVDITYLADTVILLRYFEALGKVRRAISVIKKRTGSHESTIREYLISAKGMTIGAPLESFQGVLRGVPTYMGEKNPLLREADL; translated from the coding sequence TTGTCTACTTCTAACGAGTTGATCAGTGCAAAAGCCGCCACCGGCATTGTGGGTATGGACGACATCCTGGCGGGTGGCTTGTCTCGCGGCCATGTGTTTTTGCTGGAGGGTGAACCCGGAACCGGCAAAACCACGGTTGCTTTGCATTTTCTTATGGCCGGCGCGCGAGCCGGTGAACGCTCGTTGTACATCACACTGTCGGAAACCGAAGTCGAACTTCGACAAGGTGCGCTATCGCACGGCTGGACGCTCGACGACAACATCAAGATCTTTGAACTGACCCCGCCGGAAAGCCTGCTCAATGCTGAGCACCAGCAGAGCCTGCTGTATTCCTCCGACCTGGAGTTGGGCGAAGCCACCAAACAGATATTCGACGCGGTCGAGCAATACAAACCTACACGCGTGGTACTCGACAGCCTGTCGGAGATCCGTCTGCTGGCGCAGAGCTCTTTGCGCTATCGCCGGCAGATTCTGGCAATCAAGCATTACTTTGTGCGTTATAACGCCACCGTTCTGCTACTCGACGACCTGACCACTGAGTCTCTCGACAAAACCGTGCACAGTGTCGCCCACGGGGTGATTCGCCTTGAAGAGTTGACCCCCAATTACGGCGCCGAGCGACGTCGGGTGCGGGTGGTCAAATATCGTGGTCAGAAATATCGCGGCGGGTTCCATGACTTCACCATCATGGGCGATGGCCTGCATGTGTTCCCGCGACTGGTCGCTGCTGAGCACCGTGGCGACTATCCACGCTTGCAACTGTCCAGTGCCATCAAGGAGTTGGACGCCCTGCTCGGCGGCGGTATCGAGACCGGCTCCAGTACGTTGATTCTCGGCCCGGCAGGTACCGGCAAATCATTGATCGCGATGATCTTCGCTGCCGCTGCGGTTAAACGCGGCGAAAAAGCGGCCTTGTTTATTTTCGATGAAGAGCTGGGCCTGTTGTTCGAGCGCATGAAAAACATCGGCGTCGATCTCAAGGCACTGCAGGCGACCGGCAATCTGCTGATCGAACAAGTGGATGCAGCCGAACTGTCGCCGGGCGAGTTTTCTCATCGTGTGCGACGCTGCGTCGATGAGCTTGAGATCAAAACCGTGGTCATCGACAGCATCAACGGCTATCAGGCCGCCATGCCGGAAGAGAATGCGCTGGTCCTGCACATGCACGAACTGCTGCTGTACCTGAACCGCAAAGGCGCGGCAACGTTCATGACGGTTGCGCAACACGGACTGGTGGGCGACATGCAAGCGCCGGTGGACATTACCTATCTGGCTGACACGGTGATTCTGTTGCGCTACTTCGAAGCGCTGGGCAAAGTGCGCCGTGCGATTTCGGTGATCAAGAAACGCACCGGCAGCCACGAATCGACCATCCGCGAATACCTGATTTCCGCAAAAGGCATGACCATCGGCGCACCTCTGGAATCCTTCCAGGGTGTGCTACGCGGCGTACCGACCTATATGGGCGAGAAGAATCCGCTGCTTCGGGAAGCGGACCTGTGA
- a CDS encoding ATP-binding protein — MTIQLSLAERALILAPLGRDSQIALMILDEAGFCAEICPSLGKLCTELEHGAGLLLIAAEALGGPDIEALVLHLEQQPAWSDLPIVLLTHHGGHEQSPFSRLSSLLGNVTFLERPFHPATLVSMVSAALRGRRRQYEARDRLIDLSESERRLQSTLESLEHQVEERTAQLRHNEEALRQSQKMEAVGQLTGGIAHDFNNMLTGIIGSLELLRRRLARGRLDDLDSLIDLGVTSANRAAGLTHRLLAFSRRQSLDSKAVQMNTLVLSMGELLQRSLNESIQLEMRLDDKLWVAEADPNQLESALLNLVINARDAMPDGGKLVVETSNEVLNREFTEAYSNLEPGEYVVLSVTDNGSGMPESVMNRAFDPFFTTKPIGQGTGLGLSMIYGFSKQSRGHVSIDSEVDQGTTVKLYLPRFRGEEIELPAADTQQAPHAMDGETVLIVEDDPAVRVLVCAVLSELGYAFVEASDADSAVPILNSTQRIDLLISDVGLPGMNGRQLAEVGRQYRPGLKVLFITGYAEHAAVRGGFLDSGMQMITKPFTFDLLTAKVREMIKI; from the coding sequence GTGACCATTCAGCTTTCATTGGCCGAACGGGCGCTGATTCTGGCGCCCTTGGGCCGCGACAGTCAGATTGCGCTGATGATTCTCGACGAGGCAGGTTTTTGCGCAGAGATATGCCCCAGCCTGGGCAAACTCTGCACCGAGCTAGAACACGGTGCGGGTCTCTTGCTGATCGCGGCCGAGGCGCTGGGAGGGCCGGACATCGAGGCGCTGGTGCTGCATCTGGAGCAGCAACCGGCCTGGTCTGACCTGCCGATCGTCTTGTTGACTCACCATGGCGGCCACGAACAAAGTCCCTTTTCACGTCTCAGCAGCCTCTTGGGCAACGTCACGTTCCTCGAACGGCCATTTCATCCCGCCACGCTGGTGAGTATGGTTTCTGCCGCGCTGCGTGGACGGCGACGACAGTACGAGGCCCGCGACCGCCTGATCGACCTGAGCGAGAGCGAACGGCGTCTGCAATCGACACTGGAAAGCCTTGAGCACCAGGTCGAAGAGCGCACGGCGCAACTGCGCCACAACGAGGAAGCATTACGCCAGTCGCAAAAAATGGAAGCCGTTGGCCAGCTCACCGGCGGTATCGCCCACGACTTCAATAATATGCTGACCGGGATCATCGGCAGTCTGGAACTGCTGCGCCGACGTCTGGCCCGTGGTCGTCTCGATGACCTCGATAGCCTGATCGACCTGGGCGTGACTTCCGCCAATCGCGCCGCCGGCCTGACTCACCGCTTGCTGGCTTTTTCCCGGCGGCAATCGCTCGATTCCAAAGCGGTGCAAATGAATACCTTGGTGCTGTCTATGGGCGAGCTGCTGCAGCGCAGTCTCAACGAGAGCATTCAGCTGGAAATGCGCCTGGACGACAAACTCTGGGTAGCGGAAGCCGATCCGAATCAGCTGGAAAGCGCCCTGCTCAATCTGGTGATCAATGCCCGCGACGCCATGCCCGATGGCGGCAAACTGGTGGTCGAGACCAGCAATGAGGTGCTGAACCGCGAATTCACCGAGGCCTACAGCAATCTGGAACCGGGTGAGTACGTGGTGCTCAGTGTCACCGACAACGGCAGCGGCATGCCGGAAAGCGTGATGAACCGTGCTTTTGATCCGTTTTTCACGACCAAACCGATTGGCCAGGGCACTGGCCTCGGTTTGTCGATGATTTATGGCTTCAGTAAACAATCGCGCGGCCATGTTTCGATCGATAGTGAGGTTGATCAAGGCACCACGGTCAAACTTTACCTGCCGCGCTTTCGCGGTGAAGAAATCGAACTCCCCGCCGCCGATACCCAGCAAGCGCCGCATGCCATGGATGGCGAAACCGTGCTGATCGTCGAAGACGACCCGGCCGTCCGCGTGCTGGTTTGCGCGGTGCTCAGTGAGTTGGGGTACGCCTTTGTCGAAGCCAGCGACGCCGATAGCGCCGTGCCGATTTTGAACTCGACACAGCGTATCGATCTGTTGATCAGCGACGTCGGTTTGCCGGGCATGAACGGTCGTCAGCTGGCGGAAGTGGGCCGGCAATACCGACCCGGTTTGAAGGTGCTGTTCATCACGGGGTACGCCGAGCACGCAGCGGTGCGCGGGGGCTTCCTCGATTCGGGAATGCAGATGATCACCAAACCGTTCACATTCGATCTGCTCACGGCGAAGGTGCGCGAGATGATCAAAATCTGA
- a CDS encoding chemotaxis protein CheB, with protein MSDAADLPRVEAIVMGASAGGVEALLSLLGPLRKGFALPIIIVLHLPEERRSQLADVFARRVAMPVLEAVDKQDIRPGTVYFATPGYHLSVEEDRSLSLSLEDRLHYSRPSIDFLFESAAAVYGTALAAVLLTGANHDGARGLAEVKRYGGLTIVQDPDDAQVATMPLAALKLQQPDHVLPIRGIGRLLVELERIAC; from the coding sequence ATGAGCGACGCTGCGGATTTGCCTCGGGTCGAGGCCATTGTGATGGGTGCTTCCGCCGGAGGCGTGGAGGCGTTATTGAGCCTGCTAGGGCCGTTGCGTAAAGGTTTCGCGCTGCCGATCATCATTGTCTTGCACCTACCTGAAGAGCGGCGCAGCCAATTGGCCGATGTGTTTGCCCGGCGTGTGGCGATGCCGGTGCTGGAGGCCGTCGACAAACAGGATATCCGACCGGGCACGGTGTATTTCGCGACCCCCGGCTATCACCTGTCGGTGGAGGAAGATCGCAGTCTGTCGCTCAGTCTTGAGGATCGCCTGCACTATTCTCGACCTTCGATCGATTTCCTGTTCGAATCCGCCGCCGCCGTTTACGGCACGGCTCTGGCGGCAGTGCTGCTGACGGGCGCCAATCACGATGGCGCGCGCGGCCTCGCCGAAGTCAAACGTTACGGCGGCCTGACGATTGTGCAGGACCCTGACGATGCTCAGGTCGCCACCATGCCCCTGGCAGCGCTGAAGCTTCAGCAGCCGGATCATGTCTTACCCATTCGCGGCATCGGCCGTCTGCTTGTCGAGCTGGAACGAATCGCATGCTGA
- a CDS encoding response regulator: MSVDAQDVVLVVEDEPVILMVLTDYLSGQGYRVLQAENGEQAFEILASKPHLDMLITDFRLPGGISGVQIAEPAVKLRPDLKVIFISGYPQEIRETGSPITQKAPILEKPFDLDILQEKIQELLA, encoded by the coding sequence ATGAGCGTAGATGCGCAAGATGTAGTACTCGTCGTCGAAGACGAACCGGTTATCTTGATGGTTCTGACAGATTATCTGTCGGGGCAGGGCTATCGCGTGCTGCAAGCTGAAAATGGCGAGCAGGCCTTCGAGATTCTCGCAAGTAAACCGCACCTGGACATGTTGATCACCGATTTTCGCCTGCCCGGCGGCATTTCCGGCGTGCAGATCGCAGAGCCTGCGGTAAAGCTTCGACCGGATTTGAAAGTGATTTTTATCAGCGGCTACCCGCAAGAGATTCGCGAGACCGGCAGCCCGATCACGCAAAAGGCACCGATCCTCGAAAAGCCGTTCGATCTCGACATATTGCAGGAAAAGATTCAGGAACTGCTCGCCTGA